The following proteins are encoded in a genomic region of Diadema setosum chromosome 10, eeDiaSeto1, whole genome shotgun sequence:
- the LOC140233943 gene encoding uncharacterized protein gives METTSKQIVPLQLSEGQRLLNETNIKQTLLVRIFSKQSKSGYCGVHTAALLMSARHFGLKYPDERQQKACDVSDVPFSDTNMFTFDETTRVVSSEKLVVEGASLSDLEELFRQHGLFNHCERFYADSCGVDDFRSRSVVALSHSDSRQGVLVNFKCDFILNDKLFSSGHVSPLAAYHEPSDRFLLLDTAIPNKDVWIPTEELHRRMNTRDPISGINRGFLIAS, from the coding sequence ATGGAAACAACATCGAAGCAGATAGTTCCGCTTCAGTTATCGGAGGGACAAAGACTTTTGAATGAGACCAACATCAAACAGACTTTACTTGTCCGGATCTTCAGCAAGCAAAGCAAGAGTGGATACTGCGGAGTGCATACGGCCGCTCTTCTCATGAGTGCGCGCCACTTCGGACTGAAGTACCCGGATGAGCGGCAACAAAAGGCTTGCGATGTCAGTGACGTTCCATTTTCAGATACCAACATGTTTACTTTCGATGAGACAACTCGAGTGGTGAGCAGCGAAAAATTGGTTGTAGAGGGCGCCAGCTTGAGTGATCTCGAAGAGCTATTTCGCCAACATGGTCTTTTCAATCACTGCGAGAGATTTTACGCGGACAGTTGTGGTGTCGACGATTTCCGTTCTAGATCGGTGGTGGCGCTCTCTCACTCCGACTCTCGACAGGGCGTGCTTGTCAACTTTAAATGTGACTTTATCTTGAATGACAAACTCTTCAGTTCTGGACACGTGAGTCCACTGGCGGCATATCATGAACCCAGCGATcgctttcttcttcttgacaCCGCAATTCCAAATAAGGATGTGTGGATCCCAACTGAGGAACTGCATCGGAGGATGAACACCCGAGATCCGATAAGTGGAATAAATCGGGGATTTTTGATCGCAAGTTAA